In Penicillium oxalicum strain HP7-1 chromosome I, whole genome shotgun sequence, a single window of DNA contains:
- a CDS encoding Flavin oxidoreductase hxnT produces the protein MSIHHPQPADSALFQPLSIGNGKITLRHRIIHAPLTRNRGVPASPISTPEHPNRVWIPGDLIVEYYSQRATEGGLIITEGIPPSLESNGMPGVPGIFTPEQLDGWKKVVDAVHAKGGYIYCQLWHAGRATIPQMTGSPAVCPSATVWDSPTECYSHPPVGSTAPVPYAHHPPIELSVPHIKRTIQDFCDAAKNAMQIGFDGVEIHSGNGYLPEQFLSSNINRRTDEYGGTPEKRCQFVFELMDEVTKAIGEENVAIRLSPFGLFNQARGEQRMETWTHLCEGLKKSHPHLSYVSFIEPRYEQIFSYEEKDAFLQSWGLTDISLDPFREIFGSTPFFSAGGWDDQNSWGVIESGKYDALLYGRYFISNPDLVNRLKKGLPLAPYDRSRFYGPFEDNVFHYTDYPTADEQ, from the exons ATGTCCATCCACCATCCTCAACCGGCAGACTCGGCCCTCTTCCAGCCACTGTCAATTGGCAATGGCAAAATCACCCTTCGCCATCGGATCATCCATGCACCCTTGACACGAAATCGAGGGGTGCCGGCAAGCCCTATTAGCACGCCGGAGCATCCCAACCGTGTCTGGATTCCAGGGGATCTGATCGTCGAGTATTACTCCCAGCGGGCAACTGAAGGGGGTTTGATCATCACCGAAGGCATTCCGCCATCACTTGAG AGCAATGGAATGCCCGGCGTTCCAGGCATCTTCACCCCAGAACAACTGGATGGTTGGAAAAAGGTGGTTGATGCCGTTCATGCCAAAGGAGGCTACATTTACTGTCAATTGTGGCACGCCGGCCGTGCCACCATTCCGCAAATGACCGGTTCGCCGGCCGTGTGTCCCTCTGCCACCGTTTGGGACTCGCCGACGGAGTGCTATTCACACCCACCGGTGGGCTCAACCGCACCCGTGCCCTATGCCCATCATCCCCCGATTGAGCTGTCTGTGCCGCACATCAAGCGAACCATTCAGGACTTCTGCGATGCCGCCAAGAACGCAATGCAGATCGGGTTTGACGGGGTCGAAATTCACTCTGGCAACGGTTATCTACCCGAGCAATTCTTGAGTTCCAATATCAACCGACGCACGGACGAGTATGGCGGGACACCCGAGAAACGCTGCCAATTTGTCTTTGAGTTAATGGACGAGGTTACCAAGGCCATTGGTGAGGAAAACGTGGCGATTCGGCTCTCCCCATTTGGCTTGTTCAATCAGGCGCGAGGCGAGCAACGGATGGAGACATGGACTCATCTCTGCGAAGGCCTGAAGAAGTCTCACCCCCATCTGTCATACGTCAGCTTTATTGAGCCG CGGTATGAGCAAATCTTCAGCtatgaagagaaagatgccTTCCTACAGAGTTGGGGACTCACTGACATCTCGCTGGACCCATTCCGCGAGATCTTTGGCTCGActcctttcttctctgcGGGTGGATGGGACGATCAAAACTCATGGGGGGTCATCGAATCAGGAAAATACGATGCTCTCCTCTACGGACGCTATTTCATCAGTAACCCTGACCTGGTGAACCGGCTGAAGAAGGGCCTTCCTCTGGCACCCTATGACCGCTCGCGATTCTATGGTCCCTTTGAGGACAACGTGTTCCATTACACGGATTAT